One Acetobacterium sp. KB-1 DNA segment encodes these proteins:
- the fdhD gene encoding formate dehydrogenase accessory sulfurtransferase FdhD, protein MKIINETHSLNLKEDFSIERLRLQADHQLIGEKMTDLVIVEHHLNAYINDQLAFKLVCTPEKLDALVMGFLLSEGYIENFAEIEFIYVCESGERVKVQLNKPLVLPEISHDTGSNSISCGNNQKIRQAAYKKSLVPLPVHDWSHETVLMLANACNQNAGLFAETGGTHCCAMSIAGELAFICEDIGRHNAVDKAIGQAVMAEQNLGEAILFTTGRIPSDMVIKAIRSRIPVIASHSAPTDEAVLLARQFNLTLIGFVRGKRMNLYAGK, encoded by the coding sequence ATGAAAATAATCAATGAAACCCACAGTTTAAATTTAAAAGAAGATTTTTCAATCGAACGATTACGGCTACAGGCAGATCATCAGTTGATCGGTGAAAAAATGACTGATCTGGTGATTGTAGAACATCATCTAAACGCCTATATCAACGATCAATTGGCCTTTAAGCTGGTTTGCACGCCAGAAAAACTGGATGCCCTGGTGATGGGGTTTCTCCTCAGTGAGGGCTACATTGAAAACTTTGCTGAAATTGAATTTATTTATGTCTGCGAAAGTGGGGAGCGCGTTAAGGTCCAGCTAAATAAACCGCTGGTATTACCAGAAATTAGCCATGACACTGGCAGCAACTCGATTTCTTGTGGCAATAACCAAAAAATCCGTCAGGCTGCTTATAAAAAAAGCCTGGTTCCCTTGCCGGTCCATGACTGGTCCCACGAAACAGTGTTGATGCTGGCTAATGCCTGTAACCAAAATGCCGGACTATTTGCCGAAACCGGCGGAACCCACTGCTGTGCCATGAGTATAGCTGGGGAACTGGCTTTTATCTGTGAAGATATTGGCCGCCACAATGCGGTGGATAAAGCCATCGGCCAGGCCGTAATGGCAGAACAAAACCTTGGTGAGGCGATCCTCTTTACCACCGGTCGGATTCCCTCGGATATGGTCATAAAAGCGATCAGAAGCCGAATCCCGGTGATTGCTTCTCATTCAGCCCCCACCGATGAAGCTGTTTTACTGGCCCGCCAGTTTAATCTCACCCTGATTGGCTTTGTCAGAGGCAAAAGAATGAACCTTTACGCAGGAAAGTAA
- a CDS encoding AraC family transcriptional regulator, translating to MKHHEERIVRYDHTLKIEAFRLKGIIQKFPNHFHEHYVIGFIESGQRKLSCKNKEYRVGPGDLLLFNPYDNHFCEQIDKNPLDYRCINIKPGIMRDVVLEITGKQDTLYFKQPVVCRCEQVKALAELHQMLMLEEKEFNKDEAFLFLIEQLVEEYGNWESDRDRVKINEDIETICDYLEEHFKERISLDDLCALIGCGKYYLVRAFTKTKGITPYRYLETVRINQAKHLLENGVEPIEIAHQTGFSDQSHFSNFFKEFIGITPKQYQKIFIPNTLQTLIQKSGKVKMGTKGVKIDA from the coding sequence ATGAAACACCATGAAGAACGGATCGTGCGTTATGATCACACCCTGAAAATAGAAGCCTTTCGACTAAAAGGCATTATTCAAAAATTCCCCAATCACTTTCATGAGCATTATGTGATTGGCTTTATTGAAAGTGGACAGCGAAAACTGTCCTGTAAGAACAAAGAATACCGGGTCGGTCCGGGAGATTTATTACTTTTTAATCCCTACGACAACCATTTTTGCGAACAAATTGATAAAAACCCGCTGGACTACCGGTGTATCAACATCAAACCGGGAATAATGAGGGACGTGGTCTTAGAAATTACCGGGAAGCAGGATACGCTTTATTTTAAACAGCCGGTGGTATGTCGGTGCGAGCAGGTAAAGGCACTAGCGGAACTGCATCAAATGTTGATGCTGGAAGAAAAAGAATTTAACAAGGACGAAGCCTTTCTATTTTTGATTGAACAACTGGTGGAAGAATATGGAAACTGGGAATCAGATCGTGATCGGGTGAAAATCAATGAAGACATTGAAACGATCTGTGATTACCTGGAAGAACATTTTAAGGAGCGGATCTCATTAGATGATTTATGTGCCTTAATCGGATGCGGCAAATATTATCTGGTACGGGCGTTTACAAAAACAAAGGGAATCACACCCTATCGATATCTGGAGACAGTACGCATCAATCAGGCTAAGCACTTGCTGGAAAATGGGGTGGAACCGATTGAAATAGCCCACCAGACGGGCTTTTCGGATCAGAGTCACTTCTCCAATTTTTTCAAAGAATTTATCGGAATTACCCCCAAACAATATCAGAAAATTTTTATCCCGAATACTTTACAAACCCTAATTCAAAAATCTGGAAAGGTAAAGATGGGGACGAAGGGAGTAAAAATTGATGCGTGA
- a CDS encoding DMT family transporter, whose translation MREHRLSGHLAAAFTIFIWGITFVSTKILLDVFTPIEILVFRFAIGYIALTLVYPQRMGIRSRSEEVLLMGAGLCGVTLYFLLENIALTYTYASNVGVIISIAPFFTAILAHLFLAGEKLSLNFFIGFIAAIMGIFLISFNGIMVLQLNPIGDLLAVLAAGVWAVYSVLTRKISGFGYHPIQTTRRIFFYGILFMMPALPFFNFNWSFKPFAQPVYLFNMLFLGLLASALCFVTWSLAVKRLGATKTAVYIYLVPVITVATSVIVLQERLTGMAVLGITLTLLGLFISEKQSAPGKSTSEQPEKSS comes from the coding sequence ATGCGTGAACACCGACTGAGTGGCCATCTGGCTGCGGCGTTTACCATTTTTATCTGGGGGATAACCTTTGTTTCGACAAAGATTTTACTCGATGTCTTTACGCCCATCGAGATTCTGGTTTTTCGATTCGCCATTGGGTATATCGCCCTGACCCTTGTCTATCCGCAACGAATGGGCATTCGCAGCAGGTCTGAGGAAGTTCTTTTGATGGGCGCCGGTCTGTGTGGGGTAACGCTTTATTTTTTGCTTGAAAACATTGCCCTCACCTATACCTATGCATCCAACGTCGGGGTGATTATTTCGATTGCACCCTTTTTCACGGCTATTTTGGCCCATTTGTTTTTGGCTGGCGAAAAATTGAGCCTGAATTTTTTCATCGGCTTTATTGCTGCCATCATGGGAATTTTTCTGATCAGCTTTAATGGGATCATGGTGCTGCAACTCAATCCCATTGGTGATTTGCTGGCGGTACTGGCGGCCGGGGTGTGGGCAGTTTATTCGGTGCTCACCAGGAAGATAAGTGGTTTTGGTTATCACCCCATTCAAACCACCCGGCGGATCTTTTTTTACGGGATATTATTTATGATGCCAGCCCTGCCTTTTTTTAATTTCAATTGGAGTTTTAAACCATTTGCCCAACCGGTTTATCTTTTTAATATGTTATTTTTGGGATTACTGGCGTCAGCACTTTGCTTTGTCACCTGGAGTCTCGCAGTCAAGCGGCTGGGTGCCACGAAGACCGCAGTTTATATTTATCTGGTGCCGGTAATCACCGTGGCAACATCGGTGATTGTCTTGCAGGAAAGACTTACCGGAATGGCTGTTCTGGGCATTACACTGACGCTATTGGGATTGTTCATTTCAGAAAAGCAGAGCGCCCCGGGTAAAAGCACGAGCGAACAACCCGAAAAGAGCAGCTAA
- a CDS encoding D-alanyl-D-alanine carboxypeptidase family protein codes for MLKLRSIRIVWIGLFCLALLMGMTPLLSSVKAEDRTAHDENDINSDSQGQATTSEPAASATIGCSYRTHVQNVGWQSFVSNGVMSGTEGQGLRLEGIEVKLENVTADVGVEYTTHVENIGWQNYVKNGSMSGTSGQALRLEAIKIRLTGVDAANYDLYYQVHAQNFGWLDWAKNGSSAGTEGFGFRLEGIKIMVVPKGDPAPGATDRPFVTTNLQMTYQTHIQNIGWEGFKQNGELSGTTGQNLRLEAIEIKNDNSESNVGIKYQTHVQNVGWQGFKQDGEMSGTSNQGLRLEGIQIQLTGVNADLFEVYYAAYVEGFGWMPWVMNGESAGTEGLGLRLEGIRILVQLKGSGGPKNLENALGSMPQLVNKNHSLSQDYVPDDLVWVSLPSTRDTQLRAEAAQHLIKLFNGASAQGLTLYCSSGYRSYATQASLYQWHLETYGVAGAELLSARPGMSEHQLGLAMDVTSATVSFDLVEGFGATAEGQFVRDHAHEYGFIVRYPQGKTHITGYAYEPWHLRYLGVPVATTIYNSGKTMEEFYGIY; via the coding sequence ATGTTAAAATTAAGGTCAATTAGAATCGTATGGATTGGTTTATTCTGTCTGGCTTTATTAATGGGGATGACGCCGCTGTTAAGTAGCGTTAAAGCGGAGGATCGTACGGCGCATGATGAAAACGATATCAATTCGGATTCGCAGGGTCAGGCGACGACTTCGGAGCCCGCGGCAAGTGCTACGATAGGCTGTTCCTATCGCACCCATGTCCAGAATGTCGGATGGCAGAGTTTTGTCAGCAATGGCGTGATGAGTGGAACAGAAGGTCAGGGACTTCGTTTAGAGGGGATTGAAGTGAAGCTGGAAAATGTCACCGCGGATGTGGGGGTGGAATATACCACCCATGTGGAGAATATCGGTTGGCAGAATTATGTAAAAAATGGGTCCATGAGCGGGACCTCCGGTCAGGCCCTTCGTCTGGAAGCTATCAAAATCCGACTGACCGGGGTTGATGCTGCGAATTACGATCTTTACTATCAGGTTCACGCCCAGAATTTTGGCTGGCTGGATTGGGCCAAAAATGGTAGCAGTGCCGGAACCGAAGGATTTGGCTTTCGGCTGGAGGGGATTAAAATCATGGTTGTTCCGAAAGGTGATCCGGCACCGGGTGCAACAGACCGTCCGTTTGTCACCACAAATCTTCAAATGACCTATCAGACCCATATCCAGAACATTGGTTGGGAGGGCTTTAAACAAAATGGTGAATTAAGCGGAACCACCGGCCAGAATCTTCGCCTGGAAGCGATTGAAATTAAAAATGATAATTCTGAAAGTAATGTCGGGATAAAATATCAAACTCATGTCCAGAATGTCGGCTGGCAGGGCTTCAAACAGGACGGCGAAATGAGTGGGACTTCGAATCAGGGTCTTCGTCTGGAGGGCATTCAAATCCAGTTGACCGGTGTCAATGCCGATCTTTTTGAAGTTTATTACGCCGCCTATGTGGAAGGTTTTGGATGGATGCCCTGGGTGATGAATGGCGAAAGTGCGGGAACCGAAGGTCTGGGCCTGAGATTGGAGGGGATTCGGATTCTGGTCCAACTAAAAGGATCAGGTGGCCCCAAAAATTTAGAAAATGCCTTGGGTTCGATGCCCCAGTTGGTTAATAAAAACCACAGTCTCTCCCAGGATTATGTTCCGGATGATCTGGTCTGGGTTAGTTTGCCATCCACCCGGGATACCCAGCTCCGGGCTGAGGCTGCCCAGCATTTAATAAAGCTATTTAATGGCGCCAGTGCTCAAGGATTAACCCTCTACTGTTCTTCCGGGTATCGCTCCTATGCGACCCAGGCATCCCTTTATCAATGGCATCTGGAGACGTATGGGGTGGCCGGAGCGGAACTGCTCAGTGCCCGGCCGGGAATGAGTGAGCATCAATTGGGACTCGCCATGGATGTCACATCGGCAACCGTTTCCTTTGATCTGGTGGAAGGCTTTGGTGCCACAGCAGAAGGTCAGTTTGTCAGAGACCACGCCCATGAATATGGGTTTATTGTTCGCTATCCCCAGGGAAAAACCCATATTACCGGGTATGCTTACGAACCTTGGCATCTCCGCTACCTGGGTGTTCCGGTGGCAACCACCATTTACAACAGTGGCAAAACGATGGAAGAGTTTTATGGGATTTATTAA
- a CDS encoding PhoH family protein, protein MPKTYVLDTNVLIQSPHALFAFEDNRIVLPIAVLEDLDKLKNEDGERGANSRQSIRFLEQLRQRGNLFEGVSLDNGGTVKIEANFASIDLPYGFQSNSNDNRILKVCKGLINQDEPVTLITKDILLRLKSQMLSIPTEDFTAEQSPLLQDQYTGRMEVYVPDEKMEDLKKKGIAIENLYYLDAHKNKTAVVPEYNQFFIIHSDINERKTLLGRYNGKKIVGLKSQNQEPFGVKPKNVGQRFLQEALMQDAETAPLVIVKGTAGTAKTFYSLAVGLHQTLDPDFTGYRKILVTRPNVQFDDEIGFLPGNEQEKIAPLLRPIIDNLEVLMDRSDKSRFQNEIEMRKKIEELFERGIITAEAMNFIRGRSITHTYLIIDEAQNLTPKQVKGIITRVGKGTKVILLGDPQQIDHPLLDEKTNGLSYASDRMKGSPLCFQLTMHADECLRSALAFDATQRM, encoded by the coding sequence ATGCCAAAAACGTATGTACTTGATACCAATGTATTGATTCAATCCCCCCATGCGCTGTTCGCCTTCGAGGATAACCGAATTGTGCTGCCCATTGCCGTGCTGGAAGATTTGGACAAACTTAAAAACGAGGACGGTGAGCGGGGCGCCAACTCCCGACAGTCCATCCGCTTTTTGGAGCAATTGCGACAAAGGGGTAATTTGTTTGAAGGCGTCAGTCTGGACAATGGCGGAACAGTTAAGATCGAAGCAAATTTCGCTTCAATTGATCTTCCTTATGGTTTTCAGAGCAACTCCAATGATAACCGGATTTTAAAAGTCTGCAAGGGTCTCATTAATCAGGACGAGCCGGTAACTCTAATCACAAAAGATATTCTCCTCCGCTTAAAGTCCCAGATGCTTTCGATCCCCACCGAGGATTTCACCGCCGAACAATCCCCTCTTTTGCAGGACCAATACACCGGACGCATGGAAGTGTATGTCCCAGACGAAAAAATGGAAGATTTAAAGAAAAAAGGAATCGCCATTGAAAATTTATATTATCTGGATGCCCATAAAAATAAAACGGCTGTTGTCCCTGAATATAATCAGTTTTTTATTATCCATTCTGATATCAATGAAAGAAAAACCCTTCTTGGCCGATATAATGGCAAAAAGATTGTTGGTTTAAAAAGCCAGAATCAGGAACCTTTTGGGGTAAAACCTAAAAATGTCGGCCAGCGTTTTTTACAGGAAGCCCTGATGCAGGACGCCGAAACCGCACCACTGGTCATTGTGAAGGGCACTGCTGGAACGGCGAAAACCTTCTATTCTCTGGCTGTCGGTCTCCATCAAACCTTAGACCCGGATTTTACGGGCTATCGCAAGATATTAGTAACCCGACCCAATGTTCAATTTGATGATGAAATTGGCTTTCTTCCCGGCAATGAGCAGGAGAAAATTGCTCCGCTTCTCCGCCCCATTATTGATAATCTGGAAGTTCTGATGGATCGCAGTGACAAATCCCGGTTCCAGAATGAAATCGAAATGCGAAAAAAAATTGAAGAGCTTTTTGAACGCGGCATTATTACCGCCGAAGCGATGAATTTCATCCGGGGCCGCTCCATTACTCACACCTACCTGATTATCGATGAAGCCCAGAACCTCACCCCCAAACAAGTTAAAGGAATTATAACCCGTGTCGGCAAGGGTACCAAAGTGATTTTACTCGGTGACCCACAACAGATCGACCACCCTTTACTGGATGAAAAAACCAATGGTTTAAGCTATGCTTCTGACCGAATGAAGGGCAGTCCCCTGTGTTTCCAATTGACCATGCATGCTGATGAGTGTTTACGTTCGGCACTAGCATTTGATGCAACCCAACGCATGTAA
- a CDS encoding putative bifunctional diguanylate cyclase/phosphodiesterase, translated as MTIWAFPFILILIALVFNNRIAIVGITVSIFLTQILVFIINPQVIVNIDSKDHIVRIGLFGIGIWVAFFVNDLYVKRLKENTEQIKIQKMVAQVSTDFLNVNKENFDVITDKWLAKSGDIFDVDRACRCFFSEDKKRFNCKSEWRREGLGSHKKKHQDMAVADAPDWISEILANKVAYRFDKESKPGEKNDDDQDLHYCSNVTIAIPIAYKGDVRGFLAFNIDKEEKTISDKHKDLLEIIANLLADAMLKIESEKEIAYLAYYDQLTGRPNRLLFGERVAEQIEIAKKTEEMIGIIYLDIDSFKTVNDIMGHEGSSELLVQVSQKLVRSIKQTDTVCRFEGDGFLIMLSNISREKEVVKVTSRMTGLFKHAFIVNGQEFYISANAGVAIYPKDGETTEELIKNADIAMYKAKEKGKNNYVLCSLLIKEEVKLRNKLTSNLYHALENKELQVYYQPQVCLQTGKIVAVEALLRWNHPELGIILPKVIIPLAEQTGLINPIGEWVLKTACSQNKAWQDSGLPQVRIAVNISASQFGNPMLIGMIKKILKKADLKPKHLELELTENIAINKSSYVICILSELKKLGVYLSIDDFGTEYSSLSRLKGLPVDQLKIDKQFIDGVVGNEKDQAIVNTIIQLAKNLGINVIAEGAETEEQVNFLKENQCDTIQGFYYYHPLPADEMAAVLRQNGSTS; from the coding sequence ATGACGATCTGGGCATTTCCCTTTATCCTGATTTTGATTGCCCTTGTATTTAATAATCGTATTGCCATCGTCGGGATTACCGTATCAATATTTTTAACTCAGATTCTGGTATTTATCATCAATCCCCAGGTGATTGTGAATATTGATAGCAAGGATCATATCGTTAGAATCGGTCTGTTTGGCATCGGGATTTGGGTCGCCTTTTTTGTCAACGATTTATACGTTAAGCGTTTGAAAGAGAATACTGAACAAATTAAGATTCAAAAAATGGTCGCCCAGGTATCCACCGATTTTTTGAATGTTAATAAAGAAAATTTTGATGTGATAACCGATAAATGGTTGGCTAAAAGCGGCGATATTTTTGACGTAGATCGGGCCTGCCGATGCTTTTTTAGTGAGGATAAAAAAAGGTTCAACTGCAAGAGTGAGTGGCGAAGAGAAGGGCTTGGGTCTCACAAAAAAAAACATCAGGATATGGCCGTAGCGGATGCTCCGGACTGGATTAGTGAAATATTGGCCAATAAAGTCGCTTATCGTTTTGATAAAGAAAGTAAGCCGGGAGAAAAAAATGACGATGATCAGGATTTACACTATTGCAGCAATGTGACCATAGCCATCCCCATTGCCTACAAGGGCGATGTTCGGGGGTTTTTGGCCTTTAATATCGATAAAGAAGAGAAAACGATTAGCGACAAGCATAAGGATCTACTGGAAATTATCGCCAATCTTTTAGCTGACGCGATGTTAAAGATTGAGTCAGAAAAAGAGATTGCCTATCTCGCCTACTATGATCAGCTAACGGGAAGGCCTAACCGGTTACTCTTTGGCGAACGTGTTGCAGAGCAAATTGAAATAGCCAAAAAAACAGAAGAAATGATCGGAATCATCTATTTGGATATTGATAGCTTTAAAACCGTCAATGATATCATGGGCCATGAGGGTAGCAGTGAACTTTTGGTTCAGGTTAGTCAGAAGTTGGTCCGATCAATAAAGCAAACCGATACGGTTTGTCGTTTTGAGGGAGACGGATTTTTAATCATGCTAAGTAATATTTCCCGCGAAAAGGAGGTCGTAAAGGTAACCAGCCGGATGACCGGTTTATTTAAGCATGCCTTTATCGTCAATGGCCAGGAATTCTATATCTCTGCTAATGCCGGTGTTGCGATTTATCCGAAGGATGGAGAAACGACCGAAGAATTGATAAAAAATGCCGATATTGCCATGTATAAGGCGAAAGAAAAGGGAAAAAACAATTATGTATTATGTTCATTACTGATTAAAGAAGAAGTGAAGTTAAGAAATAAGCTCACCAGCAATTTGTATCATGCTTTGGAAAATAAGGAATTGCAGGTTTACTATCAACCACAGGTTTGTTTGCAAACCGGAAAGATCGTCGCCGTCGAGGCATTGCTGAGATGGAATCATCCTGAATTGGGGATAATTCTACCCAAGGTGATCATTCCTCTGGCCGAACAAACGGGGCTAATTAATCCCATTGGCGAATGGGTGTTAAAAACAGCATGCAGTCAAAATAAAGCTTGGCAGGACAGTGGTCTGCCTCAGGTACGGATCGCTGTTAATATCTCAGCTAGCCAATTTGGAAATCCGATGCTGATTGGCATGATTAAAAAGATACTAAAAAAAGCCGATTTAAAACCGAAGCATCTGGAATTGGAGCTGACCGAAAACATTGCCATCAACAAATCCAGCTATGTTATTTGTATATTAAGCGAGCTAAAAAAGCTGGGGGTATATCTTTCCATTGATGATTTCGGCACCGAATACTCATCTCTGAGCCGATTAAAAGGACTGCCTGTTGACCAGCTGAAAATTGATAAGCAGTTTATTGATGGCGTCGTCGGAAATGAAAAAGATCAGGCGATCGTCAATACAATTATCCAGCTGGCTAAAAATCTGGGAATAAATGTAATTGCCGAAGGAGCTGAAACCGAAGAACAGGTTAATTTTCTAAAAGAAAATCAGTGTGACACGATACAGGGCTTCTATTACTATCATCCATTGCCGGCAGATGAGATGGCAGCGGTGCTGCGACAAAATGGGTCGACATCCTGA
- the hydF gene encoding [FeFe] hydrogenase H-cluster maturation GTPase HydF → MNVNSMNETPMSSRMAIGLFGKRNAGKSSLINALTDQSVAVISDVAGTTTDPVYKTMELLPIGPVVFIDTAGLDDTGELGMLRIEKTYEVLRKCHFAIVVADIETGITEFEEEFIDQLIKRKIPSVFVLNKADKGCPAPEEIEALKKTLKIPLSFTSVYNGSGIKAVKQMIIDHANYEDVEPALVGDLIESGDMVVLVTPIDKSAPKGRLILPQQQTIRDILEKDAVAMITKEHELKHTLENLAKPPALVITDSQAFLKVSADTPADIPLTSFSILFARQKTDLAEMVKGIKRIEQLAPGDKVLIVEGCTHHRQADDIGKVKIPRWIRQITGCDIEFHWASGAHYPKDIGEYAVIVHCGGCMLNRREMQYRVHTARNKGVHITNYGMLIAYVQGILSRALEPFPAAKLALEENQLN, encoded by the coding sequence ATGAATGTGAATAGCATGAATGAAACCCCCATGTCCAGCCGGATGGCGATTGGTCTTTTTGGCAAACGAAATGCTGGAAAGTCTTCGCTGATCAATGCCCTCACCGACCAATCGGTGGCGGTTATTTCGGATGTGGCCGGAACCACCACTGACCCGGTTTACAAAACCATGGAACTGCTGCCGATTGGCCCGGTCGTCTTTATTGACACCGCCGGTCTGGACGACACCGGAGAACTGGGGATGTTGCGAATTGAAAAAACCTACGAGGTGCTCAGGAAATGTCATTTTGCCATTGTGGTCGCTGATATTGAAACCGGCATTACTGAATTTGAAGAAGAATTTATTGACCAGTTAATTAAGCGAAAAATCCCCAGCGTTTTTGTGCTTAATAAAGCCGATAAGGGTTGTCCTGCTCCTGAAGAAATTGAAGCTTTGAAAAAAACACTTAAAATCCCCTTATCCTTTACCAGTGTTTATAATGGTAGCGGGATTAAAGCCGTTAAGCAAATGATCATCGACCACGCCAACTATGAAGATGTCGAACCAGCGCTGGTTGGGGATCTGATCGAATCCGGTGATATGGTGGTACTGGTTACCCCGATCGACAAATCCGCTCCCAAAGGCCGACTGATTCTGCCCCAGCAGCAAACCATCCGGGACATCCTTGAAAAAGATGCGGTGGCCATGATCACCAAGGAACACGAGCTAAAACACACCCTGGAAAACCTGGCTAAGCCTCCAGCTCTTGTCATCACTGATTCCCAGGCCTTTCTGAAGGTCTCGGCCGACACCCCAGCCGATATACCGCTGACCTCCTTTTCGATCCTGTTTGCCCGCCAAAAAACGGATCTGGCCGAAATGGTTAAGGGGATCAAACGGATTGAACAATTAGCCCCCGGGGATAAGGTGCTGATCGTCGAAGGCTGTACCCATCACCGCCAGGCCGATGATATTGGCAAGGTCAAAATCCCTCGCTGGATCCGCCAGATTACCGGCTGTGATATTGAATTTCACTGGGCTTCGGGCGCTCATTATCCCAAGGATATTGGCGAATATGCGGTTATTGTCCACTGCGGCGGCTGTATGCTCAACCGCCGGGAAATGCAGTACCGGGTTCACACCGCCAGAAATAAAGGGGTTCACATCACCAACTACGGGATGCTGATTGCCTATGTACAGGGCATCTTAAGCCGAGCTCTGGAGCCCTTCCCGGCCGCCAAACTGGCCTTGGAAGAAAATCAGTTAAACTGA
- a CDS encoding aspartate ammonia-lyase, giving the protein MRTEHDLLGQRDVPVDAYYGIHTVRARENFSITGIPIHKELVEALVVIKKAAALTNISIGALDAKKGEAITAACDEILAGALRSQFVVDCMQGGAGTSANMNVNEVIANRAIERLGGQKGDYHLIHPLDHVNLHQSTNDVFPTAVRIAAIRLLKPVAESFANLQSALQEKEEEFSRVIKAGRTQLQDAVPVTLGQEFGAWAQAISRDRWRLYKAEERLRQVNIGGTAVGTGLNAPRSYIFTMIEKLRDLTGISLARTDYMMDPTQNCDVFVEVSGLLKTAAVNLSKIANDLRLLSSGPYTGIGEITLPAAQAGSSIMPGKVNPVIPEAVNQVAFQIIANDTAITLAAMSGQLELNAFLPVIAKNLFEELNLLDHTLPIFIKRCIEGITANTQTCRENLENSTVMLTALTPILGYDKGTEAALILKETGQSIRDIILEKNWMTAAELEALLKPERLTSPSTDKKH; this is encoded by the coding sequence ATGCGAACAGAACACGATTTATTGGGCCAACGGGACGTGCCCGTTGATGCTTACTACGGCATCCATACCGTTCGGGCCCGGGAAAATTTTTCTATCACCGGCATTCCCATTCATAAAGAGTTAGTGGAAGCCCTGGTGGTGATCAAGAAAGCGGCAGCCCTTACCAATATTAGCATTGGTGCCCTGGATGCAAAAAAGGGCGAAGCCATCACGGCAGCCTGTGACGAGATCCTAGCCGGCGCGCTGCGAAGCCAGTTTGTCGTGGATTGTATGCAGGGGGGCGCCGGCACCTCTGCCAATATGAATGTCAACGAGGTGATTGCCAACCGGGCCATTGAGCGCCTGGGCGGACAAAAAGGAGATTATCATTTGATTCATCCCCTGGATCATGTCAATCTTCACCAATCCACCAATGATGTCTTTCCAACGGCGGTACGGATTGCCGCCATCCGACTGTTAAAGCCGGTGGCTGAATCCTTTGCCAACCTGCAATCAGCGCTCCAGGAAAAAGAAGAAGAATTCTCCCGGGTCATCAAAGCCGGACGGACTCAGCTTCAGGATGCGGTACCGGTAACCCTGGGCCAGGAGTTTGGCGCCTGGGCTCAGGCTATTTCCCGGGATCGCTGGCGACTTTACAAAGCCGAAGAACGACTCAGGCAGGTAAACATCGGTGGTACTGCCGTAGGCACCGGATTAAATGCGCCCCGTTCTTACATCTTTACGATGATTGAAAAACTCCGGGATCTCACCGGCATCAGCCTGGCCCGGACCGATTACATGATGGATCCGACCCAGAACTGCGATGTCTTTGTGGAAGTTTCCGGCCTGTTAAAAACCGCCGCCGTCAACCTGTCCAAAATTGCCAATGATCTGCGACTGCTTTCCTCGGGCCCTTACACCGGCATTGGTGAAATCACCTTACCCGCAGCGCAGGCCGGGTCTTCAATTATGCCGGGAAAGGTCAATCCGGTCATTCCTGAGGCTGTCAATCAGGTGGCCTTTCAGATTATCGCCAATGACACCGCGATTACTCTGGCCGCCATGTCGGGGCAATTAGAACTCAATGCCTTCCTGCCAGTGATTGCCAAAAATCTGTTTGAAGAACTTAATCTGCTCGATCACACCCTGCCGATCTTTATTAAACGCTGCATTGAGGGAATCACCGCCAACACGCAAACCTGTCGGGAAAATCTGGAAAACAGTACCGTGATGCTCACTGCCCTCACGCCCATTCTCGGGTATGACAAGGGCACCGAAGCGGCCCTGATATTAAAAGAAACGGGACAATCCATTCGCGATATTATCCTTGAAAAAAATTGGATGACCGCGGCTGAACTCGAGGCCCTTTTAAAACCGGAACGACTGACCTCACCCAGTACAGATAAAAAGCACTGA